The genomic region GAGCGCTCGCCGTCCGGGCGGGGGGATTCGGCCGTCTTCATCACGCCGCGCGCGCCGGACGATCCGGGCACAGAGCCGCCGGAGCCGGAGCTTGAGCAGCCTGTCGCACGCCGGACTTTCCGGTCGGTCAACTAAAGCGCTGATCGGGTTGAAGGTCTTGGCTCGCGCCGGGTTTGCGCGGGCCTCTGCGGCAGGAATGACTTTTGACGCCACGACCCTTGCAATTCCCGGCCGCCCAGAGTATCCCTCGCGCCTTCTCGGGGGGAACGCCCCTCCGCCGGAACAAAAGCCGCTTTAGCTCAGCCGGTAGAGCACGTCATTCGTAATGACGGGGTCGTGTGTTCGAGTCACACAAGCGGCACCATGTTTCTTCCCAACGCAACCGACTAGCCGATGCCGCGCGTGCGGTTGCACGCCGCTTTTTGTTGCTGGCTGCTTGGTCAACGGAGCTTCGCTGACCGGCGCGCGATTGTCGGCGTCGAACGCGTTTTGATGCAGGGTGCGGCCGAGTTTGCAAAGGCCGCAATTGCATGGGTGGAAGTAACCCGCTGTTAGATTTTGCAGCCTCAGGGTCCGCGCATGGGAAAAGAGCGCAGACAATCCGAGCGACAGGCCGTCAGCCATCCGGCGCGGATTGAGCTTGAGGACGGGAATATCTTTTCGGCGCGGATCGCGAATGTCTCACAAGGCGGTGCGCTGCTGATCTTTCCGGACGGCGATGCGCTGCCGAATATTTTTCATGTCGTTGACATGTCGTCCGATGCGCGGCGTGAGGTGCGCAAAGCCTGGACCGCGCCCAATCGGGTGGGGGTTGAATACATCGACGGACAATCGACGCGTTTCGGTCATCCCGTGCGGCCACAGGCGACGTTTGGAAAACGCGCTCGAAAAGACTGACTGGGCGTTGGGGGCTGTCAGACTGCAGGGGAGGGCAGTTTCATTGGCTCGTATTTTTGCCTGAACATTTCATCGCTCATGGGCCTGAACGCACCAGCCGAATCCTTGATCAACCAGTCGCCCGTACGAATTTCCCGCTGACCTTCCGGAGTCATGACGAACGCGCGGGTGTCTCGTTGCACGATGATGTTCTGGGCCAAGTTCAAGTGGTGAAAATCGGCGTTCGGCGACCAGCGTAATGCCTCGACAAACGCAATGCGGGTTTGAAATTTCTGCACGAAACCACGTCGTTATTTGGCCAGCGAACAGTTTGCACACTGCCATTCGCTTCGACGTCGGTCAGCATACGTTTTAGTATGATTGCGTATAGAAAATAAACTGAAGCCAACACCTTTGGAGCGGTGAGTGTTGGAATGAACGCGTGAGTGAAAAACAGGAAGGCCCCGCCATGTGACTGGCAGGGCCTACAGGATTCGCACCGCCCTCGCGCCCACCGGTTTCGGTCCCGCTCGTCCGACCTGATTGGCAGCGATGCACTTCCCGCTGAGATCAGCAGCGATAGCTAATGCTGCTGTCATGAACAATTCACA from Hyphomicrobium sp. MC1 harbors:
- a CDS encoding PilZ domain-containing protein, yielding MGKERRQSERQAVSHPARIELEDGNIFSARIANVSQGGALLIFPDGDALPNIFHVVDMSSDARREVRKAWTAPNRVGVEYIDGQSTRFGHPVRPQATFGKRARKD